A window of the Deltaproteobacteria bacterium genome harbors these coding sequences:
- a CDS encoding serine/threonine protein phosphatase: MAGRLYAVGDIHGCAAELEALLAALPLARGDTLAFVGDYLDRGPAVRAVIDLLLDLRTRDGLTTVFLRGNHEDMCLAYLGRAGQWGESWMMNGAAATLRSYGVPLGTGGPLAAERFPESHLAFLEGLLPWFTADRFLLVHAGIRPGRPLERQSTEDLFWIREEFIQRPHDLPHTVVFGHTPRREILLDLPYKIGIDTGCVYGGRLTAIDLSEGVVYQVARGERQVRRSALGVRWAVG; encoded by the coding sequence ATGGCGGGCCGGCTGTACGCGGTGGGCGACATCCACGGCTGCGCCGCGGAGCTGGAGGCGCTCCTCGCCGCGCTGCCGCTGGCGCGGGGCGACACACTCGCCTTCGTCGGCGACTACCTCGACCGCGGGCCCGCAGTGCGGGCCGTCATCGACCTCCTGCTCGACCTGCGCACCCGCGACGGGCTCACCACCGTCTTCCTGCGCGGCAACCACGAGGACATGTGCCTCGCCTACCTCGGGCGCGCCGGACAGTGGGGCGAGTCGTGGATGATGAACGGCGCCGCGGCGACCCTCCGGAGCTACGGCGTGCCCCTCGGCACCGGCGGCCCGCTTGCCGCGGAGCGGTTCCCCGAGTCGCACCTCGCCTTCCTCGAGGGGCTGCTGCCCTGGTTCACCGCCGATCGCTTCCTCCTCGTGCACGCGGGCATCCGTCCCGGGCGCCCGCTCGAACGGCAGAGCACGGAGGACCTCTTCTGGATCCGCGAGGAGTTCATCCAGAGGCCGCACGATCTCCCGCACACGGTCGTGTTCGGCCACACCCCGCGGCGCGAGATCCTCCTCGACCTGCCGTACAAGATCGGGATCGACACCGGGTGCGTGTACGGCGGGCGCTTGACGGCCATCGATCTCAGCGAGGGCGTGGTGTACCAGGTCGCGCGGGGCGAGCGGCAGGTCCGGCGGAGCGCGCTCGGCGTCAGGTGGGCAGTTGGCTAG
- the meaB gene encoding methylmalonyl Co-A mutase-associated GTPase MeaB, whose amino-acid sequence MAFAGKCRRGPRVSEQQLIDRMLGGDRVALARLMTLVENRAPGLPAVMSRLYPHTGRAHVIGITGPPGAGKSTLTDRITARLRAAGHRVGIIAVDPTSPFSGGAVLGDRIRMQAHFLDPGVFIRSLASRGSHGGVARPTRDVIRLLDAYGMDRVLVETVGVGQTELDVMRLADTTVVVLVPEAGDAVQVMKAGLLEIADLFLVNKADREGAERMRSELAQMLHLRPAAAWSIPVLLTQAATDGGTDAVLDALERHRAYLAADPERSRRERRRREGELIDILDEELRRRLERGLGGTPDGVGPLLEAVRGGALDPYTAAQRILEDGATLERLLGRR is encoded by the coding sequence ATGGCGTTCGCCGGGAAGTGCCGGCGAGGTCCACGCGTGAGTGAGCAACAGCTGATCGACCGGATGCTCGGGGGTGACCGCGTCGCCCTCGCGCGCCTGATGACGCTGGTCGAGAACCGGGCGCCCGGGCTGCCGGCGGTCATGAGCCGGCTCTACCCGCACACCGGGCGCGCGCACGTGATCGGCATCACCGGGCCGCCCGGGGCGGGGAAGTCGACGCTCACCGATCGCATCACGGCGCGTCTCAGGGCCGCCGGCCATCGCGTCGGCATCATCGCCGTCGACCCGACCAGCCCCTTCAGCGGCGGCGCCGTGCTGGGCGACCGCATCCGCATGCAGGCCCACTTCCTCGACCCCGGCGTGTTCATCCGGAGCCTCGCCAGCCGGGGCAGCCACGGCGGCGTGGCGCGTCCCACGCGCGACGTGATCCGCCTCCTCGACGCCTACGGGATGGACCGCGTCCTGGTCGAGACGGTGGGCGTGGGACAGACCGAGCTCGACGTGATGCGCCTTGCCGACACGACCGTCGTCGTCCTCGTGCCCGAGGCGGGCGACGCGGTGCAGGTGATGAAGGCGGGCCTGCTCGAGATCGCCGACCTCTTTCTGGTCAACAAGGCCGACCGCGAGGGCGCCGAGCGCATGCGCTCGGAGCTGGCGCAGATGCTGCACCTTCGCCCGGCAGCCGCCTGGAGCATCCCCGTGCTCTTGACGCAGGCGGCGACCGACGGCGGCACCGACGCGGTGCTGGACGCGCTCGAGCGGCACCGCGCCTACCTCGCGGCCGACCCCGAGCGCTCCCGCCGTGAGCGTCGGCGGCGCGAGGGCGAGCTCATCGACATCCTGGACGAGGAGCTTCGCCGCCGGCTCGAGCGCGGCCTCGGGGGCACGCCGGACGGCGTCGGGCCGCTCCTCGAAGCGGTGCGGGGCGGAGCCCTCGATCCCTACACGGCCGCGCAGCGCATCCTCGAGGACGGGGCGACACTCGAGCGGCTGCTTGGACGGCGCTGA